The sequence CCGCGGAGAGCAGCGGGCGCAGCGCCTCGGTCGCCTGGAGGTTGCGCAGGCCGGGCGTGTTGGGCGAGGAGACGTTCACCACGAGATAGTCGGCGTGCGCGGCGAGGCGCTCGGTGGACTTCACGTAGTCGGCGACCGCTTCGGCCTCGGGTACCACCTTGGTCTTGCCGATGTTGACGCCGACCGTGGTCCGGAAGACCGGGTTGCGGGCGGCGAGGCGCTCGGCCACGGCGGCGGAGCCCTCGTTGTTGAAGCCCATGCGGTTGATCAGCGCGCGGTCCGCGACGAGGCGGAAGAGCCGCTTCCTGGGGTTGCCGGGCTGCGGTTCGCCGGTGACCGTACCGATCTCGATGTGGTCGAAGCCGAGCATCGACATGCCGTCGATCGCGACGGCGTTCTTGTCGAAGCCGGCGGCGAGCCCGAAGGGGCCGTGCATCCGCAGTCCGAGGGCCTCGGTCCGCAGCTCCCTGTGGCGCGGGGCGAGCGCGGCGGCGACGAAGGTGCGCAGTACGGGGATACGGGCGGCGAGGCGGATCCAGCGGAAGGCCAGGTGGTGCGCCTGCTCCGGGTCCATCCGCTTGAAGACCAGCTGGAAGAAGAACTTGTACATCTGGGTGTCCTCGATGTGCTCAGGTGCTCGGCGTGCCGACGGTGCTCGGCGGGGGCTCACGGAGAGCGGGGCTCACAGAGAGGGGGACACCGTTTCCGGTGTCCCCCTGCTGGCTGCTAGTCGCGGGCCGCGGTCAGATGTTCCGCGTGTTCCTGGAGGGAACGTACGCCCACGTCACCGTGGTTGAGCGCGTCGATGCCCTGGACCGCGGCGGCGAGCGCCTGGACCGTGGTCAGGCAGGGCACGGACCGGGCGACGGCCGCGGTGCGGATCTCGTAGCCGTCGAGCCGGCCGCCCGTGCCGTACGGCGTGTTGACGATCAGGTCGACCTCGCCGTCGTGGATCAGCTGGACGATGGTCCTCTCGCCGTTGGGGCCCTCGCCCTCGGACTGCTTGCGCACGACCGTGGCGTGGATGCCGTTGCGCCTGAGGACCTCGGCGGTGCCGGAGGTGGCGAACAGCTCGAAGCCGTGCGCGACCAGCTCGCGGGCCGGGAAGATCATCGAGCGCTTGTCGCGGTTGGCGACGGAGATGAACGCGCGGCCCTCGGTGGGCAGCGGGCCGTACGCGCCGGCCTGCGACTTGGCGTACGCCGTGCCGAAGACCGAGTCGATGCCCATGACCTCGCCGGTAGAGCGCATCTCCGGGCCGAGGACCGTGTCGACGCCCCGGCCGTGGATGTCGCGGAAGCGCGACCACGGCAGGACGGCCTCCTTGACGGAGATCGGCGCGTCCAGCGGCAGGGTGCCGCCGTCGCCGGTCTTCGGGAGCAGCCCCTCCTCGCGCAGCTCGGCCACGGTCGCGCCCAGCGAGATGCGGGCGGCGGCCTTCGCGAGCGGTACCGCGGTCGCCTTCGAGGTGAAGGGGACGGTGCGCGAGGCGCGCGGGTTGGCTTCCAGGACGTACAGGATGTCGCCGGAGAGAGCGAACTGGATGTTGATCAGTCCGCGTACGCCGACGCCCTTGGCGATGCCCTCGGTGGAGGCGCGCAGCCGCTTGATGTCGTAGCCGCCGAGCGTGATCGGGGGCAGTGCGCAGGCCGAGTCGCCGGAGTGGATACCGGCCTCCTCGATGTGCTCCATGACGCCGCCGAGGTACAGCTCGGTGCCGTCGTAGAGCGCGTCGACGTCGATCTCGATCGCGTCGTCGAGGAAGCGGTCGACCAGGACCGGCCGGGTGGGGCTGATCTCGGTGGACTCGGCGATGTACGAGGAGAGGCGGATCTCGTCGTACACGATCTCCATGCCGCGTCCGCCGAGCACATAGCTGGGGCGTACGAGGACGGGGTAGCCGATCTCGTCGGCGATGGCCTTGGCCTCGGCGAACGTGGTGGCGGTGCCGTGCTTGGGCGCGGGCAGTCCGGCCTCGGCGAGGACCCGGCCGAAGGCGCCGCGGTCCTCGGCGGCGTGGATCGCCTCCGGGGGCGTACCGACGACGGGCACGCCGTTGTCCTTCAGCGCCTGCGAGAGGCCCAGCGGGGTCTGGCCGCCGAGCTGGACGATGACACCGGCGATGGGGCCCGCCAGCGACTCGGCGTGCACGATCTCCAGCACGTCCTCCAGCGTCAGCGGCTCGAAGTACAGCCGGTCGGAGGTGTCGTAGTCGGTGGAGACGGTCTCGGGGTTGCAGTTGACCATCACGGTCTCGTAGCCCGCGTCGCTCAGCGCGAAGGAGGCGTGGACGCACGAGTAGTCGAACTCGATGCCCTGGCCGATCCGGTTGGGTCCCGAGCCCAGGATGATCACGGCGGGCTTGGTGCGGCTCGCGACCTCGCTCTCCTCGTCGTAGGAGGAGTAGAAGTACGGCGTGTTCGCGGCGAACTCGGCGGCGCACGTGTCAACGGTCTTGTAGACCGGGCGGATACCGAGGGCGTGGCGGACCTCGCGTACGACCTCCTCGCGCAGGCCGCGGATCTCGGCGATCTGTGCGTCGGAGAAGCCGTGCCGCTTGGCCTCGGCGATCAGGTCGCCGTCCAGGCGCTCGGCGGCGGCCAGCTCGTCGGCGATCTCCTTGATCAGGAAGAGCTGGTCGACGAACCAGGGGTCGATCTTCGTGGCGTCGAAGACCTCTTCCTGGGTGGCGCCGGCCCGGATCGCCTGCATGACGGTGTTGATCCGGCCGTCGGTCGGGCGGACGGCCTCGGCCAGCAGCTCGGTCTTGTCGCCGGGCTCACCGGTGAAGGCGAACTGCGAGCCCTTCTTCTCCAGGGAGCGCAGGGCCTTCTGCAGCGCCTCGGTGAAGTTCCGGCCGATCGCCATGGCCTCGCCCACCGACTTCATGGTGGTGGTGAGGGTGGAGTCGGCGGAGGGGAACTTCTCGAAGGCGAAGCGCGGGGCCTTGACCACGACGTAGTCGAGGGTCGGCTCGAAGGAGGCCGGGGTCTTCTCGGTGATGTCGTTCGGGATCTCGTCGAGCGTGTAGCCGACGGCCAGCTTGGCGGCGATCTTGGCGATCGGGAAGCCGGTGGCCTTGGAGGCGAGCGCCGAGGAGCGGGAGACCCGCGGGTTCATCTCGATGACGATGACCCGGCCGTCGGTCGGGTCGATGGCGAACTGGATGTTGCAGCCGCCGGTGTCGACGCCGACCTCACGGATGATCGCGATGCCGATGTCGCGCAGCCGCTGGTACTCGCGGTCGGTGAGCGTCATCGCCGGGGCGACGGTGATCGAGTCACCCGTGTGGACGCCCATGGGGTCGAAGTTCTCGATGGAGCAGACGACCACGACGTTGTCGTTCTTGTCGCGCATCAGCTCCAGCTCGTACTCCTTCCAGCCGAGGATGGACTCCTCCAGGAGCACCTCGGTGGTCGGGGAGAGCGTGAGGCCCTGTCCGGCGATACGGCGCAGCTCCTCCTCGTCGTGGGCGAAGCCGGAGCCGGCGCCGCCCATGGTGAAGGAGGGGCGGACGACGACGGGGTAGCCGCCGAGCGTGTCGACACCCTTGATGATGTCGTCCATGGTGTGGCAGATGACGGAGCGGGCGGACTCGCCGTAACCGATCTTCGCCTTGACGGCCTCCACGACGCCCTTGAAGAGGTCGCGGTCCTCGCCCTTGTTGATGGCCTCGACGTTGGCGCCGATGAGCTCGACGCCGTACTTCTCCAGGACACCGTTCTCGTGCATGGAGATCGCGGTGTTGAGCGCGGTCTGGCCGCCCAGCGTGGGGAGGAGCGCGTCGGGGCGCTCCTTGGCGATGATCTTCTCGACGAACTCGGGGGTGATCGGCTCGACGTACGTGGCGTCGGCGATCTCCGGGTCGGTCATGATCGTCGCCGGGTTGGAGTTCACCAGGATGACGCGCAGGCCCTCGGCCTTGAGGACGCGGCACGCCTGGGTACCGGAGTAGTCGAATTCGGCGGCCTGGCCGATGACGATCGGGCCGGAGCCGATGACCAGGACGGACTGGATATCGGAGCGCTTAGGCACGCTGGCCCTCCATCAGGGAAACGAAACGGTCGAAGAGGTACGCGGCGTCGTGCGGGCCCGCGGCGGCTTCGGGGTGGTACTGGACGCTGAAGGCCGGCCGGTCCAGGAGCTGGAGCCCCTCGACGACCTGGTCGTTCAGGCAGACGTGGGAGACCTCGGCGCGGCCGAACTCGGTGTCGGACACCTTGTCGAGCGGGGCGTCGACGGCGAAGCCGTGGTTGTGCGCGGTGACCTCGACCTTGCCGGTCGTGCGGTCCTGCACGGGCTGGTTGATGCCGCGGTGGCCGTACTTCAGCTTGTAGGTGCCGAAGCCGAGGGCGCGGCCCAGGATCTGGTTGCCGAAGCAGATGCCGAAGAGCGGGGTCCGCCGCTCCAGGACACCGCGCATGACGGCGACGGGGTGCTCGGCGGTGGACGGGTCGCCGGGGCCGTTGGAGAAGAAGACGCCGTCGGGCTTGACCGCGTACACCTCCTCCAGGGTGGCCGTGGCGGGCAGGACGTGCACCTCGATGCCGCGCTCGGCCATCCGGTGCGGGGTCATGCCCTTGATGCCGAGGTCGATCGCGGCGACGGTGAACTTCTTGGTGCCGATCGCGGGGACGACGTACGCCTCCTTGGTCGCGACCTCGGCGGAGAGGTCGGCGCCGCTCATCTCGGGGGCCTGGCGCACCTTGGCGAGGAGCACGCCCTCGTCGGCGATGGCGTTCCCGGAGAAGATGCCGACGCGCATGGCGCCGCGCTCGCGCAGGTGGCGGGTGAGCGCGCGGGTGTCGATGCCGCTGATGCCGACGACGCCCTGGCGCTCCAGCTCCTCGTCGAGCGAGCGGCGCGAGCGCCAGTTGGAGGGCACCCGGGCGGGGTCGCGTACGACGTATCCGGAGACCCAGATCCGCTGCGACTCGGGGTCCTCGTCGTTCACACCGGTGTTGCCGACGTGCGGGGCGGTCATCACGACGACCTGGCGGTGGTACGAGGGGTCGGTCAGCGTCTCCTGGTAGCCGGTCATGCCGGTGGAGAACACCGCCTCGCCGAAGGTCTCCCCGACGGCGCCGTAGGCGCGGCCGCGGAAGGAGCGGCCGTCCTCCAGGACGAGTACGGCGGGAGACGCCGCTGTCCTCTTCGAGGCGTTCCCCGGGTGGGAGATCGTCATCGTGCGGTGCCTTCCGTAGTGCTGGTGAGGTGGTTGACGGCGTCCGCCCAGGCCTGGTGTTCGGCCGCGTGGTCGGAGCGGAATCCCGAGTCGATCAGCTGGTCGCCGTGCGCCCAGGTGATGATCAGCAGGCCGCCCTCGGGGAGGACCTTGCCCGCGAGCGCCTTGTCGAGGCGGGCCTCGCGCAGGGCGGCGGCCGGCACGAAGAATCCGGCCGCGCCGGGGCGTACGACGTCCAGGCCCTGCGTGGTGAGCGTGAGCTCGACCCTGCTGCGGGTGCCCAGGCCGTGCGCGACGATCCGGTCGAGCCACTGCCCGGCGGTCGTCGAGGCGTGGTAGCGGCCGGTGAGGGTCAGCAGCGGCTCGTCGTCCGCGAACCCGTCCGGGGTGGTGGCGAGTTCCGGCAGGCCGGACTGGAGGGTGGCGCGCCACTTCCAGCCCTGGCGCATCAGCCAGTAGACGAAGGCGACCAGGACGAGCAGTCCGAGGACCCAGCTGATGCGGGCGGACCAGTCGGTCACTTCGGCCGACTTCTGTTCGGCGGCCAGCTGGTACAGGGGGGTGAGTGTTGTCACGCGAGCTTCCCGTCGACGACCGTGGCACGGCCCCGCAGGAAGGTGTGGGTGACACGGCCCGGCAGC is a genomic window of Streptomyces sp. NBC_01237 containing:
- a CDS encoding quinone-dependent dihydroorotate dehydrogenase, whose protein sequence is MYKFFFQLVFKRMDPEQAHHLAFRWIRLAARIPVLRTFVAAALAPRHRELRTEALGLRMHGPFGLAAGFDKNAVAIDGMSMLGFDHIEIGTVTGEPQPGNPRKRLFRLVADRALINRMGFNNEGSAAVAERLAARNPVFRTTVGVNIGKTKVVPEAEAVADYVKSTERLAAHADYLVVNVSSPNTPGLRNLQATEALRPLLSAVREAADRTVTGRRVPLLVKIAPDLADEDVDAVADLAVELGLDGIIATNTTIARDGLGLKSSPSLVKEAGGLSGAPLKERSLEVLSRLYARVGDEITLVGVGGIENAEDAWQRILAGATLVQGYSAFIYEGPFYARAIHKGLAARLAASPYATLADAVGAETRKVSQ
- the carB gene encoding carbamoyl-phosphate synthase large subunit, which translates into the protein MPKRSDIQSVLVIGSGPIVIGQAAEFDYSGTQACRVLKAEGLRVILVNSNPATIMTDPEIADATYVEPITPEFVEKIIAKERPDALLPTLGGQTALNTAISMHENGVLEKYGVELIGANVEAINKGEDRDLFKGVVEAVKAKIGYGESARSVICHTMDDIIKGVDTLGGYPVVVRPSFTMGGAGSGFAHDEEELRRIAGQGLTLSPTTEVLLEESILGWKEYELELMRDKNDNVVVVCSIENFDPMGVHTGDSITVAPAMTLTDREYQRLRDIGIAIIREVGVDTGGCNIQFAIDPTDGRVIVIEMNPRVSRSSALASKATGFPIAKIAAKLAVGYTLDEIPNDITEKTPASFEPTLDYVVVKAPRFAFEKFPSADSTLTTTMKSVGEAMAIGRNFTEALQKALRSLEKKGSQFAFTGEPGDKTELLAEAVRPTDGRINTVMQAIRAGATQEEVFDATKIDPWFVDQLFLIKEIADELAAAERLDGDLIAEAKRHGFSDAQIAEIRGLREEVVREVRHALGIRPVYKTVDTCAAEFAANTPYFYSSYDEESEVASRTKPAVIILGSGPNRIGQGIEFDYSCVHASFALSDAGYETVMVNCNPETVSTDYDTSDRLYFEPLTLEDVLEIVHAESLAGPIAGVIVQLGGQTPLGLSQALKDNGVPVVGTPPEAIHAAEDRGAFGRVLAEAGLPAPKHGTATTFAEAKAIADEIGYPVLVRPSYVLGGRGMEIVYDEIRLSSYIAESTEISPTRPVLVDRFLDDAIEIDVDALYDGTELYLGGVMEHIEEAGIHSGDSACALPPITLGGYDIKRLRASTEGIAKGVGVRGLINIQFALSGDILYVLEANPRASRTVPFTSKATAVPLAKAAARISLGATVAELREEGLLPKTGDGGTLPLDAPISVKEAVLPWSRFRDIHGRGVDTVLGPEMRSTGEVMGIDSVFGTAYAKSQAGAYGPLPTEGRAFISVANRDKRSMIFPARELVAHGFELFATSGTAEVLRRNGIHATVVRKQSEGEGPNGERTIVQLIHDGEVDLIVNTPYGTGGRLDGYEIRTAAVARSVPCLTTVQALAAAVQGIDALNHGDVGVRSLQEHAEHLTAARD
- the carA gene encoding glutamine-hydrolyzing carbamoyl-phosphate synthase small subunit, coding for MTISHPGNASKRTAASPAVLVLEDGRSFRGRAYGAVGETFGEAVFSTGMTGYQETLTDPSYHRQVVVMTAPHVGNTGVNDEDPESQRIWVSGYVVRDPARVPSNWRSRRSLDEELERQGVVGISGIDTRALTRHLRERGAMRVGIFSGNAIADEGVLLAKVRQAPEMSGADLSAEVATKEAYVVPAIGTKKFTVAAIDLGIKGMTPHRMAERGIEVHVLPATATLEEVYAVKPDGVFFSNGPGDPSTAEHPVAVMRGVLERRTPLFGICFGNQILGRALGFGTYKLKYGHRGINQPVQDRTTGKVEVTAHNHGFAVDAPLDKVSDTEFGRAEVSHVCLNDQVVEGLQLLDRPAFSVQYHPEAAAGPHDAAYLFDRFVSLMEGQRA
- a CDS encoding PH-like domain-containing protein, producing the protein MTTLTPLYQLAAEQKSAEVTDWSARISWVLGLLVLVAFVYWLMRQGWKWRATLQSGLPELATTPDGFADDEPLLTLTGRYHASTTAGQWLDRIVAHGLGTRSRVELTLTTQGLDVVRPGAAGFFVPAAALREARLDKALAGKVLPEGGLLIITWAHGDQLIDSGFRSDHAAEHQAWADAVNHLTSTTEGTAR